Proteins found in one Tamandua tetradactyla isolate mTamTet1 chromosome 3, mTamTet1.pri, whole genome shotgun sequence genomic segment:
- the CMKLR2 gene encoding chemerin-like receptor 2 gives MEDLEETLFEDFENYSYPLEYYSVESDLEEKVHLGVVHWVSLVLYCLAFVLGVPGNAIVIWFTGFKWKKTVTTLWFLNLAIADFIFVLFLPLYISYVAMNFHWPFGIWLCKVNSFIAQLNMFASVFFLTVISLDRYIHLIHPVLSHRHRTLKNSLIVITLVWLLASLIGGPALYFRDILEVNNHSICYNNFHENDPDLILMRHHVLTWVKFIVGYLFPLLTMSICYSCLIFKVKKRSLLTSNKHFWTVLAVVMAFLICWTPYQLFSIWELMIHHNSHFYHVLQAGIPVSTGLAFLNSCLNPILYVLISKKFQVHFRASIAEILKYTLWEVSCSGTVSEQLGNSETKNLSLLDIAH, from the coding sequence ATGGAAGATCTAGAGGAAACATTATTTGAAGACTTTGAGAACTATTCCTATCCCCTGGAATATTACTCTGTGGAGTCAGATTTGGAGGAGAAAGTCCACCTGGGAGTTGTTCACTGGGTGTCCCTGGTGTTATACTGTTTAGCGTTTGTCCTGGGTGTTCCTGGAAATGCCATTGTCATTTGGTTCACAGGGTTCAAGTGGAAGAAGACAGTCACCACTCTCTGGTTCCTAAATCTGGCCATTGCGgatttcatttttgttctcttcCTGCCCCTCTACATCTCCTATGTGGCCATGAATTTCCACTGGCCCTTTGGCATCTGGTTGTGCAAGGTCAATTCCTTCATTGCCCAATTGAACATGTTTGCCAGTGTTTTCTTCCTGACGGTGATCAGTCTGGACCGCTATATCCATTTGATCCATCCAGTCTTGTCTCATCGACACCGAACCCTAAAGAACTCCCTGATTGTTATTACATTAGTCTGGCTTTTGGCTTCTCTGATTGGTGGTCCTGCCCTATATTTCCGGGACATTCTGGAGGTGAATAATCACAGTATTTGCTATAACAACTTCCATGAGAATGATCCTGACCTCATTTTGATGAGGCATCATGTTCTGACCTGGGTGAAATTTATTGTTGGGTACCTCTTTCCTTTGCTAACAATGAGCATTTGCTACTCTTGTCTCATCTTCAAGGTGAAGAAGCGAAGTCTCCTGACTTCCAATAAGCATTTCTGGACAGTCCTGGCTGTGGTTATGGCCTTTTTGATTTGCTGGACTCCTTATCAGCTGTTTAGCATCTGGGAGCTCATGATTCACCACAACAGTCATTTCTACCACGTACTGCAGGCTGGAATCCCTGTCTCCACTGGTTTAGCATTCCTCAATAGTTGTTTGAACCCCATCCTTTATGTCCTAATTAGTAAGAAGTTCCAAGTTCACTTCCGTGCCTCAATTGCTGAGATACTAAAGTATACACTTTGGGAAGTCAGCTGCTCTGGCACAGTGAGTGAACAACTCGGGAACTCTGAAACCAAGAACCTGAGTCTCCTGGATATAGCCCATTGA